A genomic region of Leptolyngbya sp. NIES-2104 contains the following coding sequences:
- a CDS encoding urea amidolyase associated protein UAAP1 produces the protein MVQTVSTPMTTIDPSLILLDEKLPGGAYWHSVIQRGNTLRITDLEGSQGVSIVCYNADNAIERLNVADTSKIQFNAFLQKGKLLYSDMGRVLFSITEDTSGYHDLICGCSNAASNTAKYGEGDFNNSRNNFLKALGKRGLTRKDLMPNVNLFSRVAIAPNGDLKYVEGVEQPGSFVDLRAEMNVLVIVSNCPHVLYPSNEYKPKSIQLTVWKSPAPSEDDLCRTSCPEAIRAFQNTDALFAQV, from the coding sequence ATGGTGCAAACTGTTTCTACACCGATGACGACGATCGATCCAAGCCTGATTTTGCTCGATGAAAAGCTACCCGGTGGCGCGTACTGGCATTCGGTGATTCAGCGAGGCAACACGCTGCGGATCACTGATTTAGAAGGATCTCAGGGAGTCTCGATCGTGTGCTACAACGCGGATAATGCGATCGAGCGATTAAACGTGGCAGATACCTCGAAGATTCAGTTCAATGCGTTTCTACAAAAAGGAAAGCTGCTTTATTCAGACATGGGACGAGTGTTGTTTTCCATCACCGAAGACACATCTGGCTATCATGACTTGATTTGTGGCTGTAGCAATGCAGCAAGCAACACCGCAAAGTATGGAGAAGGTGACTTTAACAATTCGCGCAATAACTTTCTGAAAGCACTCGGCAAACGAGGGTTGACCCGCAAAGATTTGATGCCGAACGTGAATTTGTTCAGTCGTGTTGCGATCGCTCCGAATGGTGATTTGAAGTACGTTGAAGGAGTCGAGCAGCCTGGAAGCTTTGTCGATTTGCGGGCAGAAATGAATGTATTAGTGATCGTGTCGAACTGTCCACATGTCTTGTATCCGAGCAATGAGTACAAGCCAAAATCAATTCAATTAACCGTTTGGAAGTCTCCGGCTCCGAGCGAGGATGATTTGTGTCGAACCTCTTGCCCAGAAGCGATTCGCGCTTTTCAGAACACTGATGCTTTGTTTGCTCAAGTCTAG
- the crcB gene encoding fluoride efflux transporter CrcB yields the protein MNGSQKGGSILRSPNGNIRVPIAISFGAVPGALSRYFLSAIVNHWLGTAFPFATFFINLSGALIMGFFTSLAVDRRITSPEVRLIVAVGFLGSYTTFSTYTLDLGRLLETGNWQLIALYWTGSTVLGLLCLELGSYVAQRLP from the coding sequence GTGAATGGGTCGCAAAAAGGCGGGTCAATCTTACGTTCCCCGAATGGCAATATTAGAGTGCCGATCGCCATTAGCTTCGGTGCGGTTCCAGGAGCCTTGAGCCGTTACTTTCTTTCGGCGATCGTGAATCACTGGCTTGGAACTGCTTTTCCGTTCGCCACGTTTTTCATCAATCTTTCTGGTGCATTGATCATGGGCTTTTTCACCAGCCTTGCTGTCGATCGAAGGATTACTTCTCCAGAGGTGCGGTTGATTGTTGCAGTCGGGTTTCTAGGATCATACACAACGTTTTCTACTTACACTTTGGATCTTGGAAGACTACTAGAAACCGGGAATTGGCAGTTGATTGCTTTGTATTGGACAGGGAGTACGGTGCTGGGCTTATTGTGTTTGGAACTTGGGAGCTATGTTGCGCAGAGGTTGCCATGA
- the crcB gene encoding fluoride efflux transporter CrcB, with amino-acid sequence MIARSPILLSFGIFGLLNSSDSMLSTSIAVSLGAIPGALSRYYLTVLLSRWLGDDFPYGTFSINLTGSLLMGFFATLAIEHFITSLELQLLITTGFLGSYTTFSTYALDTSVLLRGRNRAKALFYWLGSSILGGICLGIGVAFAKLLLWRTVS; translated from the coding sequence ATGATTGCTCGTTCACCGATCTTGCTGTCGTTTGGAATATTCGGATTGCTCAACTCGTCAGATTCGATGCTGAGTACGTCAATTGCAGTGAGTTTGGGAGCGATTCCCGGTGCATTAAGCCGCTACTATCTAACGGTTCTATTAAGTCGATGGCTCGGAGACGATTTTCCCTATGGAACATTTTCTATCAATCTCACTGGGTCACTGTTGATGGGCTTCTTTGCGACTCTTGCGATCGAGCACTTTATCACGTCGCTAGAATTGCAGCTCCTGATCACGACAGGATTTCTCGGTTCCTACACTACGTTTTCGACCTATGCACTTGATACTTCAGTGTTGCTCCGAGGACGTAATCGCGCCAAAGCTTTGTTCTACTGGCTAGGTAGTTCGATCTTGGGTGGCATTTGTCTTGGAATCGGGGTTGCATTTGCCAAATTGCTTTTATGGAGAACCGTATCGTGA
- a CDS encoding NAD(P)-dependent alcohol dehydrogenase, which produces MYNSKAYSAASATASLAADTIERRDLTETDVQIEILFCGICHSDLHMVRNEWSGVPTVYPIVPGHEIVGRVTQVGSAVSQFKSGDLVGVGCMVDSDGTCRQCKEGFEQFCPSLTLTYNSPDKHLGGVTYGGYSDGIVVDQRFVLRVPPNLDLASVAPLLCAGITTYSPLRHWGVTEGKKVGVVGLGGLGHMGVKFARAMEAHVVVFTTSPNKKEDALRLGADEVVVSRNADEMQQHAGSFDFILDTVAADHDINAYLNLLTRDGNITLVGAPPKPLEIAAFSLIMGRRNLSGSNIGGIAETQEMLDFCGEHNITSDVEVIPIQQVNEAYDRLLKSDVKYRFSIDMASLKSA; this is translated from the coding sequence ATGTACAACTCAAAAGCTTACTCTGCTGCCAGTGCAACTGCATCGCTCGCTGCCGACACGATCGAGCGTCGTGACCTGACCGAAACCGATGTCCAGATTGAAATCCTTTTTTGCGGCATCTGTCATTCTGACCTGCATATGGTGCGAAACGAGTGGAGCGGTGTGCCTACGGTTTACCCGATCGTTCCTGGTCATGAAATTGTGGGTCGCGTTACGCAAGTTGGCTCAGCCGTGTCTCAGTTTAAGTCTGGCGATCTGGTTGGAGTTGGCTGCATGGTCGATTCGGATGGTACCTGTCGCCAGTGCAAAGAAGGGTTTGAGCAGTTCTGCCCAAGTCTGACTCTGACCTACAACTCCCCAGACAAACATCTAGGAGGAGTAACCTACGGAGGCTACTCGGATGGCATCGTCGTTGATCAACGCTTTGTGCTGCGTGTGCCCCCAAATCTCGATTTGGCTAGTGTTGCGCCGCTTTTGTGTGCAGGCATCACGACTTATTCACCACTGCGTCATTGGGGAGTCACTGAGGGTAAAAAAGTAGGCGTAGTGGGTCTTGGCGGATTGGGGCATATGGGGGTGAAGTTTGCTCGTGCGATGGAAGCGCATGTTGTCGTCTTTACTACGTCTCCCAACAAAAAAGAAGACGCGCTGCGACTGGGTGCGGATGAAGTCGTAGTTTCCCGTAACGCCGATGAGATGCAGCAGCACGCAGGCAGTTTTGACTTCATTCTTGATACAGTCGCTGCCGATCATGACATTAACGCTTATCTTAACTTGCTGACTCGCGATGGCAATATCACGCTCGTGGGTGCACCTCCAAAGCCTCTGGAAATTGCAGCGTTCAGCTTGATCATGGGGCGGCGCAATCTCTCTGGCTCTAACATCGGCGGCATTGCTGAGACTCAAGAGATGCTTGATTTTTGCGGCGAACATAATATTACTTCTGATGTTGAAGTGATCCCAATTCAGCAAGTCAACGAAGCTTACGATCGCTTACTCAAGTCCGATGTGAAGTACCGCTTCTCGATCGACATGGCATCTCTGAAATCTGCATAA
- a CDS encoding ABC transporter permease, producing the protein MMQNSSPRSIQSLIKPKTMKPTVFWRLAEDIPRSLYTTLTVLSIVLPLILWWAVTTFGNIDPKFLPSPANVLEAFGRLWSTRELLKDTVASLWRVGVGFLLAALLSIPIGVLMGSFPSIRALLEPLFGLMRYMPAPAFIPLLILYQGIDEAPKITLIFIGVFFFNSLMVMDTVKFVPKDLIEATYMLGGNRREALTQVILPHVLPGILDACRINLAAAWQLVIVSELIAATEGLGRRISVAGRFLRTDEIFVGLIVIGVIGLAFDLLFQYLLRVTCSWASQKR; encoded by the coding sequence ATGATGCAAAATTCCTCACCTCGATCGATTCAATCGCTGATCAAGCCCAAAACCATGAAACCTACTGTGTTTTGGCGCTTAGCGGAAGATATTCCTCGATCGCTGTATACGACCTTGACGGTGTTATCGATCGTTCTGCCCCTGATACTTTGGTGGGCAGTGACAACGTTTGGCAACATTGATCCGAAGTTCTTACCTTCCCCTGCAAATGTGCTAGAAGCATTCGGGCGATTGTGGAGTACTCGCGAACTGTTAAAAGATACGGTTGCAAGTTTGTGGCGCGTTGGCGTTGGGTTCTTGCTGGCTGCACTGCTATCGATTCCGATCGGGGTGCTGATGGGAAGCTTTCCCAGCATTCGGGCGCTCTTAGAGCCATTGTTTGGATTGATGCGGTATATGCCTGCACCAGCATTCATTCCGCTGTTAATTCTGTATCAGGGCATCGATGAAGCACCGAAAATTACGCTGATTTTTATCGGGGTGTTTTTCTTCAATTCGCTGATGGTGATGGACACTGTGAAGTTTGTGCCCAAGGATTTGATCGAAGCAACTTATATGCTGGGTGGCAATCGTCGCGAGGCGCTCACACAGGTAATTTTGCCACACGTTCTTCCAGGAATTCTTGATGCTTGTCGAATCAATTTAGCCGCCGCTTGGCAGCTTGTGATTGTTTCAGAATTGATTGCTGCAACCGAAGGATTGGGACGGCGTATCAGTGTTGCAGGTCGCTTTCTTAGAACCGATGAAATTTTTGTCGGTCTGATTGTCATCGGTGTGATTGGTTTGGCATTCGACCTACTGTTTCAGTATCTATTGCGCGTCACTTGTAGTTGGGCAAGTCAGAAACGATAA
- a CDS encoding ABC transporter substrate-binding protein, protein MKAKTIVTSCLLFLAAAFLVVGCTNPAVYIQTTTQTEAASAATTADTVRLGFSAWPGWFPWQIAQERGIFKTKSANAELRWFDGYLESINTLTAGQIDANSQTLGDTVNSISGGADQVIVLVNDNSTGNDKIIVREGINTIADLKGKKVAAEEGTVDHFLLLLGMRKAGLSPQDIQFVPLETGRAAAAFVAGQVDACAVFAPFTTQALKRPNSKELFSSKEFPGAISDHLVVNRKFLYEKPEQVQALIDAWFATLDFIKTNQAQAYEIMARRAGVSIEEYKQYADGTRLFTLEENLKAFQPGSDMTSLLYAADEMSQFLMDVGLAKTKPNTRLLFDDRFVKAHAQNKKLAKAA, encoded by the coding sequence ATGAAAGCGAAAACGATCGTAACGTCCTGCCTGCTGTTTCTAGCCGCTGCTTTTCTGGTAGTTGGCTGTACAAATCCCGCTGTTTATATTCAGACCACAACTCAAACCGAAGCCGCTTCTGCCGCGACCACTGCGGATACTGTTCGACTGGGTTTTAGTGCTTGGCCCGGTTGGTTTCCCTGGCAGATTGCTCAAGAGCGAGGCATTTTCAAAACGAAATCAGCCAATGCTGAACTGCGCTGGTTTGACGGATATTTGGAATCGATTAATACACTGACCGCAGGACAAATTGATGCCAATAGCCAAACGCTCGGAGATACAGTCAATTCGATCTCTGGTGGTGCAGATCAAGTTATTGTCTTGGTCAATGATAACTCTACCGGAAATGACAAGATTATTGTGCGTGAAGGCATCAATACGATCGCAGATCTCAAAGGCAAAAAAGTTGCAGCCGAAGAAGGAACCGTTGATCATTTTCTATTGTTGTTAGGCATGAGAAAGGCAGGACTTTCGCCTCAAGATATTCAATTTGTGCCACTAGAAACTGGGAGAGCTGCCGCCGCGTTTGTGGCAGGTCAAGTTGATGCGTGCGCGGTGTTTGCACCCTTTACCACTCAAGCACTTAAACGACCAAACAGTAAAGAACTCTTTAGCTCTAAAGAGTTTCCGGGTGCGATTTCAGATCACTTAGTGGTAAATCGCAAGTTCCTGTACGAAAAGCCAGAGCAAGTTCAAGCCTTGATCGATGCTTGGTTTGCCACGCTCGATTTTATCAAAACGAATCAGGCGCAAGCTTACGAAATTATGGCAAGACGAGCAGGCGTGTCGATCGAGGAATACAAACAATACGCGGATGGCACCCGACTCTTCACGCTCGAAGAAAACCTCAAAGCCTTTCAGCCAGGAAGTGATATGACATCACTGCTGTATGCCGCTGACGAAATGAGCCAGTTTCTAATGGATGTTGGACTGGCGAAAACCAAGCCGAATACCCGCTTATTGTTCGACGATCGCTTCGTGAAAGCCCACGCTCAGAACAAAAAACTCGCCAAAGCTGCCTGA
- a CDS encoding ABC transporter ATP-binding protein has product MFLQISNLNKQFQTKNGTLVVLKDIDMDIEQGEFVCAVGASGSGKSTLLRQIAGLDMPTTGEVRIEGRRITGPGPDRGMVFQHYTLYPWMSVQENTEFGLKLQGVPKKERREQASYYLNIVGLSKFGKALPKELSGGMKQRVAIARALASEPKMLLMDEPFGALDIHTKESMHDFMIDLWRRTGITIFMITHDVEEAVFLSNRIFALGARPGTVRKIMQIDLPERATSVKRNSLFHDYRDELMELLRKHGQEAVAV; this is encoded by the coding sequence ATGTTTTTGCAAATTAGCAATCTCAACAAGCAGTTTCAGACCAAAAACGGAACACTCGTCGTTCTGAAGGATATCGACATGGATATCGAGCAAGGTGAATTTGTTTGTGCGGTGGGTGCATCTGGCTCAGGAAAATCAACGCTGCTGCGTCAAATTGCTGGACTGGATATGCCGACGACCGGAGAAGTTCGGATCGAAGGCAGACGCATCACAGGTCCGGGTCCCGATCGCGGAATGGTGTTTCAACATTACACGCTGTACCCGTGGATGAGTGTTCAGGAAAATACCGAGTTTGGGCTAAAACTGCAAGGTGTCCCGAAAAAGGAACGCCGCGAACAGGCAAGCTACTATCTGAACATTGTGGGACTCTCAAAGTTCGGCAAAGCTTTACCAAAAGAGCTATCTGGCGGGATGAAACAACGAGTCGCGATCGCCCGCGCTCTCGCGTCAGAACCGAAGATGCTGCTGATGGATGAACCCTTTGGCGCTCTCGATATTCATACGAAAGAATCGATGCACGACTTCATGATCGATTTGTGGCGGCGCACTGGCATTACCATTTTCATGATTACGCACGATGTTGAAGAAGCGGTGTTTCTCTCGAATCGCATCTTCGCTTTAGGAGCGCGTCCGGGCACGGTTCGCAAAATTATGCAGATTGACCTACCGGAACGGGCGACTTCAGTAAAGCGAAATTCTCTGTTTCACGACTATCGTGATGAACTGATGGAACTGTTACGCAAGCATGGGCAAGAAGCAGTTGCCGTCTAA
- the uca gene encoding urea carboxylase encodes MFSKVLVANRGEIACRVIRTLDRLNIASVAVYSDADVHAQHVAMATEAVNIGTAPVAESYLKYDRILQVAKQTGAEAIHPGYGFLSENAEFAEACEAAGIVFIGPTPEQLRCFGLKHTAREIAQQNQVPMLSGSSLLESLEQAQTVANTIAYPVMLKSTAGGGGIGMQVCMNDAELSDAYEKVQRLSRSNFQQSGIFLEKYIETARHLEVQIFGDGTGTVIALGERDCSTQRRNQKVIEETPAPGITDELRRELLEAAVRLGKAVNYRSAGTVEYVFDVETQQFYFLEVNTRLQVEHGVTEEVNRIDLVEWMIRVAAGETEFLKTYQHRPQGHSIQVRIYAEDANKNFQPSSGLLNAVNFPDLIRIDSWIEAGTEVTPFYDPLLAKVIVHGDYRPCAIAQLQTVLEHSTIAGIETNLDYLRQVITSAQFQAGTVSTKFLQSFAYQPTTIDLLEPGTYTTVQDYPGRVGYWNIGVPPSGPLDHFAFRVANQIVGNPESAAGLECTATGPTLRFNCDTTIALTGAVMQATLNGQPVEYWTAIPVPAGSTLKLKGIQGAGYRTYIAFQNGLDVPEYLGSRSTFTLGKFGGHAGRTLRTGDVLHIEKSDVQIQSQHCSPELISQYKEQCSDRWQIGVLYGPHGAPDFFTPEDIETFFSTDWIIHHNSARTGIRLIGPKPNWARTDGGEAGLHPSNIHDNAYAIGTIDFTGDMPIILAHDGPSLGGFVCPATIVQSELWKIGQLKPGDTVRFYQFTADAARDQELAQDQAIATLTPLPKSAPLQVTQQSPILQQSLDADQIPVTYRQAGDKYLLVEYGDLVLDLNLRFCVHALIEWLTANHIPGIIDLTPGIRSLQIHYDSRIIPVQELIALLTQAESELPNIDRIEVPTRIVHLPLSWDDESTQLAIQKYIQSVRSDAPWCPSNIEFIRRINGLENIEQVKEIVFNASYLVLGLGDVYLGAPVATPLDPRHRLVTTKYNPARTWTPENAVGIGGAYLCIYGMEGPGGYQFVGRTVPIWNRYKQTEDFTQPWLLRFFDQIRYYPVSAEQLLHDREALIQGKLKLRIEEETFSLRNYNEFLRSNADDIAAFRTKQRAAFQAERDRWAAAGEFTRQETLEAAQTDQIAAPEIQLPADSEAVVAHVSANVWQILVKPGDTVAEGDRLVILEAMKMEIAITADASGRIADLYCTQGQTVSAGQTLLAIVFDCSE; translated from the coding sequence ATGTTCAGCAAAGTTCTCGTTGCTAATCGGGGTGAGATTGCGTGTCGAGTGATTCGCACTCTCGATCGATTAAACATTGCTTCGGTTGCGGTTTACTCGGATGCCGATGTTCACGCTCAACACGTAGCAATGGCAACAGAAGCTGTCAACATCGGGACGGCTCCGGTAGCAGAGAGCTACTTGAAGTACGATCGCATTCTTCAAGTAGCCAAGCAAACGGGCGCAGAAGCGATTCATCCTGGCTATGGATTTTTGAGCGAGAATGCTGAATTTGCCGAGGCGTGTGAGGCAGCAGGAATTGTATTCATTGGTCCGACTCCTGAACAACTGCGCTGCTTTGGACTGAAGCACACGGCGCGAGAAATTGCTCAACAGAATCAAGTGCCGATGTTGTCGGGTAGTTCGCTGCTAGAGAGCTTAGAGCAGGCGCAAACGGTGGCAAACACGATCGCATATCCGGTGATGCTCAAGAGTACCGCAGGCGGTGGTGGAATCGGGATGCAGGTGTGTATGAACGACGCTGAACTATCCGATGCGTATGAAAAAGTACAGCGCTTAAGTCGATCGAACTTTCAGCAAAGCGGCATTTTTCTAGAAAAGTATATTGAGACAGCAAGACACCTTGAAGTTCAAATCTTCGGAGATGGAACCGGAACCGTGATTGCACTCGGTGAGCGAGATTGTTCGACCCAGCGCCGCAATCAGAAAGTAATCGAAGAAACACCCGCACCCGGAATCACCGATGAACTCAGACGAGAATTGCTCGAAGCAGCGGTTCGATTGGGAAAAGCAGTCAACTATCGATCGGCAGGAACAGTCGAATATGTGTTTGATGTCGAGACGCAACAGTTTTATTTTCTTGAAGTCAACACCCGTTTGCAGGTTGAACACGGAGTCACTGAAGAAGTTAATAGAATCGATTTGGTTGAATGGATGATTCGAGTCGCAGCGGGTGAAACTGAATTTCTCAAAACTTATCAACATCGCCCCCAAGGTCATTCGATTCAAGTGCGAATCTATGCGGAAGATGCCAACAAGAACTTTCAGCCGAGTTCTGGATTGCTCAATGCTGTGAATTTTCCTGATTTGATTCGGATCGATTCATGGATCGAAGCGGGAACAGAAGTCACACCCTTCTATGATCCGCTGCTGGCAAAAGTGATTGTTCATGGAGATTATCGACCTTGCGCGATCGCACAACTGCAAACCGTGTTAGAGCATTCCACGATCGCAGGTATCGAAACGAATTTAGACTATCTGCGCCAAGTCATCACGTCTGCACAATTTCAAGCAGGAACCGTAAGCACGAAGTTTCTTCAGTCGTTTGCATATCAGCCGACGACGATCGACCTTCTAGAGCCTGGAACCTACACGACTGTCCAAGACTATCCAGGACGAGTCGGCTACTGGAATATTGGCGTACCTCCATCGGGACCGCTCGATCATTTTGCCTTTCGAGTCGCCAATCAAATTGTTGGTAATCCTGAATCTGCGGCGGGTTTGGAATGTACAGCCACAGGTCCGACGTTGCGATTTAACTGTGATACAACGATCGCACTCACAGGCGCGGTGATGCAAGCGACGCTCAACGGGCAGCCTGTCGAGTATTGGACAGCAATTCCAGTGCCCGCAGGCAGCACGCTCAAGCTTAAAGGCATTCAAGGGGCTGGCTATCGAACTTACATCGCTTTTCAGAACGGGTTAGATGTGCCGGAATATTTAGGAAGTCGATCGACGTTTACGCTAGGAAAATTTGGCGGACATGCCGGACGAACTCTAAGAACCGGGGATGTGCTGCATATCGAGAAAAGTGATGTTCAAATTCAATCTCAGCACTGTTCACCGGAACTGATTTCACAGTACAAAGAACAATGTTCTGATCGATGGCAAATTGGTGTTCTCTACGGACCGCATGGCGCACCGGATTTCTTCACGCCCGAAGACATTGAGACGTTTTTCTCAACCGATTGGATCATCCATCACAACTCTGCTCGAACAGGAATTCGACTGATCGGACCCAAACCCAACTGGGCACGAACTGACGGCGGAGAAGCAGGCTTACATCCGTCTAATATTCACGATAATGCTTATGCGATCGGGACAATCGATTTTACCGGAGATATGCCGATTATTCTCGCGCACGATGGTCCCAGTCTCGGTGGTTTTGTGTGTCCTGCTACGATCGTCCAGTCTGAACTGTGGAAAATCGGACAGTTAAAACCGGGTGATACGGTGCGATTTTATCAGTTCACTGCGGATGCAGCCCGCGATCAAGAACTCGCTCAAGATCAAGCGATCGCAACCCTCACACCGCTGCCAAAATCGGCTCCACTTCAAGTCACACAACAGTCTCCGATTCTTCAGCAGAGTCTTGATGCTGATCAAATTCCCGTCACTTATCGTCAAGCGGGAGATAAATATCTTCTGGTCGAATACGGCGATCTGGTGCTTGATCTAAATTTACGATTCTGTGTTCATGCACTGATTGAATGGCTCACAGCGAATCACATTCCAGGAATTATCGACCTCACACCGGGAATCCGATCGCTTCAAATTCACTACGATAGCCGGATCATTCCCGTTCAAGAACTGATTGCCCTTTTAACTCAAGCAGAATCAGAACTTCCAAACATCGATCGTATCGAAGTTCCGACGCGCATTGTTCATCTGCCGCTATCTTGGGATGATGAATCGACTCAGTTAGCGATTCAGAAGTACATACAATCGGTACGCTCCGATGCGCCTTGGTGTCCGAGCAATATTGAATTTATTCGACGGATCAATGGCTTAGAGAACATCGAGCAAGTCAAAGAAATTGTATTTAATGCGAGTTACCTTGTCTTAGGCTTAGGAGATGTCTATCTTGGTGCACCTGTGGCAACCCCGCTTGATCCACGTCATCGCTTAGTCACCACAAAATACAATCCTGCCCGAACTTGGACACCAGAAAACGCGGTCGGGATCGGTGGTGCGTATCTGTGTATCTATGGCATGGAAGGTCCGGGTGGCTATCAGTTTGTGGGGCGGACGGTGCCGATTTGGAATCGATACAAGCAAACTGAAGACTTTACGCAACCGTGGTTATTGCGCTTTTTTGATCAAATTCGGTACTATCCGGTTTCAGCAGAGCAACTCTTACACGATCGAGAAGCGCTGATTCAAGGCAAGCTCAAACTCAGAATCGAAGAAGAAACCTTTAGTCTGAGAAACTACAATGAATTTCTGCGATCGAATGCCGATGACATTGCAGCGTTTAGAACCAAACAACGCGCAGCATTCCAAGCAGAACGAGATCGATGGGCGGCAGCGGGAGAATTCACTCGCCAAGAAACCCTAGAAGCCGCACAAACCGATCAAATTGCAGCGCCTGAAATTCAATTGCCTGCCGATAGTGAGGCAGTGGTTGCTCATGTCTCGGCGAATGTCTGGCAAATTTTAGTCAAGCCGGGGGATACTGTGGCAGAGGGCGATCGATTAGTGATTCTTGAAGCGATGAAAATGGAGATTGCTATCACAGCAGACGCATCTGGAAGAATCGCTGATCTTTACTGCACCCAGGGGCAAACGGTTTCAGCGGGTCAAACTTTGTTAGCGATCGTATTCGATTGCTCCGAATAA
- a CDS encoding urea amidolyase associated protein UAAP2 has product MVATLQTKLDPASAIYDEVVPARQPWSRILKKGQTLRIIDLMGNQAVDTLFYNAHDSSERYSAPDTVVRQGNIFITTGTQLISNEGNVMATITDDECGKHDTIGGACSMESNSVRYGLHKKHLHACVENYLLELSKYEMNKRDLVSNINFYMNVPVNEDGRLEIVDGISEAGKIVELRAEMDLMVLISNCPQVNNPCNAYNPTPIRLIIWDAA; this is encoded by the coding sequence ATGGTTGCGACACTTCAAACAAAACTTGATCCGGCTTCTGCAATTTATGATGAGGTTGTTCCTGCCCGTCAGCCTTGGTCGCGGATTCTGAAAAAAGGTCAAACGCTGCGGATTATTGATCTGATGGGCAATCAGGCAGTAGATACCCTGTTTTACAATGCTCATGATTCATCTGAGCGGTATAGCGCTCCTGATACGGTGGTTCGTCAAGGCAACATTTTTATCACCACGGGGACGCAGTTGATCTCGAACGAAGGAAACGTGATGGCGACGATTACCGATGATGAGTGTGGCAAGCACGACACGATCGGGGGAGCTTGCAGTATGGAAAGTAACTCGGTGCGGTACGGGTTACATAAAAAGCATCTTCATGCTTGTGTTGAGAACTATTTGCTGGAACTGAGCAAGTATGAAATGAACAAGCGCGATTTAGTTAGCAACATCAATTTCTACATGAACGTTCCGGTGAACGAGGACGGACGCTTAGAGATTGTAGATGGCATTTCTGAAGCGGGCAAGATTGTAGAACTGCGGGCAGAAATGGATTTGATGGTGTTGATTTCTAACTGTCCTCAAGTTAACAATCCTTGTAATGCTTATAATCCGACTCCGATTCGGTTGATCATTTGGGATGCAGCATAG